From one Streptomyces sp. R41 genomic stretch:
- a CDS encoding ribonucleotide-diphosphate reductase subunit beta has protein sequence MSSTDKNLLDPGFELTLRPMRYPDFYERYRDAIKNTWTVEEVDLHSDVADLAKLSQGEQHMIGRLVAFFATGDSIVANNLVLTLYKHINSPEARLYLSRQLFEEAVHVQFYLTLLDTYLPDPEDRAAAFDAVENIPSIREKAEFCFKWMDSVEKLDRLETKADRRRFLLNLICFAACIEGLFFYGAFAYVYWFRSRGLLHGLATGTNWVFRDETMHMSFAFEVVDTVRKEEPELFDDLLEQQVTDMLREAVEAELQFARDLCGDGLPGMNTESMRQYLECVADQRLQRLGFAPVYGSENPFSFMELQGVQELTNFFERRPSAYQVAVEGTVDLDEDF, from the coding sequence ATGAGCTCCACCGACAAGAACCTGCTCGACCCGGGCTTCGAGCTGACTCTCCGCCCCATGCGCTACCCGGACTTCTACGAGCGTTACCGGGACGCCATCAAGAACACCTGGACCGTCGAGGAGGTCGACCTCCACTCGGACGTCGCCGACCTGGCGAAGCTGTCGCAGGGCGAGCAGCACATGATCGGCCGCCTGGTCGCGTTCTTCGCGACGGGCGACTCGATCGTGGCGAACAACCTGGTGCTGACGCTGTACAAGCACATCAACTCGCCCGAGGCGCGCCTGTATCTCTCACGGCAGCTCTTCGAGGAGGCCGTGCACGTCCAGTTCTACTTGACGCTGCTCGACACCTATCTGCCCGACCCGGAGGACAGGGCAGCGGCCTTCGACGCCGTCGAGAACATCCCCTCCATCCGCGAGAAGGCCGAGTTCTGCTTCAAGTGGATGGACTCGGTGGAGAAGCTGGACCGCCTGGAGACGAAGGCCGACCGCCGCCGCTTCCTGCTCAACCTCATCTGCTTCGCCGCGTGCATCGAGGGGCTCTTCTTCTACGGGGCCTTCGCGTACGTCTACTGGTTCCGCAGCCGGGGTCTGCTGCACGGTCTGGCGACGGGCACCAACTGGGTGTTCCGCGACGAGACGATGCACATGTCCTTCGCCTTCGAGGTGGTCGACACCGTCCGCAAGGAGGAGCCGGAGCTCTTCGACGATCTGCTCGAGCAGCAGGTGACGGACATGCTGCGGGAAGCCGTCGAGGCCGAGCTGCAGTTCGCGCGCGACCTGTGCGGTGACGGTCTGCCGGGCATGAACACCGAGTCGATGCGCCAGTACCTGGAGTGCGTCGCCGACCAGCGCCTGCAGCGACTGGGCTTCGCGCCGGTGTACGGCTCCGAGAACCCCTTCTCCTTCATGGAGCTCCAGGGCGTTCAGGAGCTGACCAACTTCTTCGAGCGGCGGCCGTCCGCGTACCAGGTCGCGGTGGAGGGAACCGTCGACCTCGACGAGGACTTCTGA
- a CDS encoding ribonucleoside-diphosphate reductase subunit alpha, producing METDGPGTTLLRTLTDLTVDLPDADPGRVAAAALRGRSARGAAEITAELRELATEAAAGLISEDPAYSRLAARLLTISIAAEAASQGVRSFSESITTGHREGLIADRTAEFVRLHTARLDELIDVHADDRFGYFGLRTLHSRYLLRHPITRQVIETPQHFMLRVACGLAEDDTSRSVDEVAALYRLMSRLDYLPSSPTLFNSGTRHPQMSSCYLLDSPLDELDSIYDRYHQVARLSKHAGGIGLSYSRIRSRGSLIRGTNGHSNGIVPFLKTLDASVAAVNQGGRRKGAAAVYLETWHSDIEEFLELRDNTGEDARRTHNLNLAHWIPDEFMRRVNENGIWSLFSPSDVPELVDLWGDEFDAAYRKAEEAGLAKKTIPARDLYGRMMRTLAQTGNGWMTFKDAANRTANQTAEPGHTVHSSNLCTEILEVTDDGETAVCNLGSVNLGAFVIGKDIDWARLDETVRTAVTFLDRVVDINFYPTEQAGRSNAKWRPVGLGAMGLQDVFFKLRLPFDSPEARALSTRIAERIMLAAYEASTDLAERNGPLPAWEKTRTARGVLHPDHFDVQLTWPERWAALRERIATTGMRNSLLLAIAPTATIASIAGVYECIEPQVSNLFKRETLSGEFLQVNSYLVDELKRLGVWDAQTREALRESNGSVQGFTWVPQDVRDLYRTAWEIPQRGLIDMAAARTPFLDQAQSLNLFLETPTIGKLSSMYAYAWKSGLKTTYYLRSRPATRIARAAQAQAQTRTPIPVQATPDEDAVACSLENPESCEACQ from the coding sequence GTGGAGACGGACGGTCCCGGTACCACGCTGCTGCGTACCCTGACCGACCTCACCGTCGACCTCCCCGACGCCGACCCCGGCCGGGTCGCAGCCGCCGCGCTGCGGGGGCGGTCCGCTCGTGGGGCCGCCGAGATCACTGCGGAGCTGCGCGAACTGGCCACCGAGGCCGCCGCGGGCCTCATCTCCGAGGACCCGGCGTACTCACGCCTCGCCGCCCGCCTGCTGACGATCAGCATCGCGGCGGAGGCCGCCTCGCAGGGCGTGCGATCCTTCTCCGAGTCCATCACCACCGGCCACCGCGAGGGCCTGATCGCCGACCGCACGGCGGAGTTCGTACGGCTGCACACGGCCCGCCTGGACGAACTGATCGACGTGCACGCCGACGACCGCTTCGGCTACTTCGGCCTGCGCACCCTGCACAGCCGCTACCTGCTCCGGCACCCGATCACCCGCCAGGTCATCGAGACGCCCCAGCACTTCATGCTCCGGGTGGCGTGCGGCCTCGCCGAGGACGACACCTCCCGATCCGTGGACGAAGTCGCCGCGCTCTACAGGCTCATGAGCCGCCTCGACTACCTCCCCTCCTCCCCCACGCTCTTCAACTCCGGTACGCGGCACCCGCAGATGTCGTCCTGCTACCTCCTCGACTCCCCGCTGGACGAGCTGGACTCCATCTACGACCGCTACCACCAGGTCGCGCGCCTCTCGAAGCACGCGGGCGGCATCGGCCTGTCGTACAGCCGGATCCGTTCCCGCGGCTCCCTCATCCGCGGCACGAACGGGCACTCCAACGGCATCGTCCCGTTCCTGAAGACCCTCGACGCCTCGGTCGCCGCTGTGAACCAGGGCGGCCGGCGCAAGGGCGCGGCCGCGGTCTACCTGGAGACCTGGCACTCCGACATCGAGGAGTTCCTGGAACTGCGCGACAACACCGGTGAAGACGCCCGGCGTACGCACAACCTGAACCTCGCGCACTGGATCCCGGACGAGTTCATGCGCCGGGTCAACGAGAACGGCATCTGGTCCCTGTTCTCCCCCTCCGACGTACCGGAACTGGTCGACCTGTGGGGCGACGAGTTCGACGCCGCGTACCGCAAGGCGGAGGAGGCGGGCCTCGCGAAGAAGACCATCCCGGCCCGCGACCTGTACGGCCGCATGATGCGCACCCTGGCGCAGACCGGCAACGGCTGGATGACGTTCAAGGACGCGGCGAACCGAACCGCCAACCAGACGGCGGAGCCGGGCCACACCGTCCACTCCTCGAACCTGTGCACCGAGATCCTGGAGGTCACGGACGACGGCGAGACGGCGGTCTGCAACCTCGGTTCGGTGAACCTCGGCGCCTTCGTCATCGGGAAGGACATCGACTGGGCCCGCCTGGACGAGACGGTCCGCACGGCCGTCACCTTCCTGGACCGGGTCGTCGACATCAACTTCTACCCGACCGAGCAGGCGGGCCGCTCCAACGCCAAGTGGCGCCCGGTGGGCCTCGGCGCGATGGGCCTCCAGGACGTCTTCTTCAAGCTGCGTCTGCCGTTCGACTCGCCGGAGGCGCGCGCCCTGTCCACCCGCATCGCCGAGCGCATCATGCTCGCCGCGTACGAGGCCTCGACCGACCTCGCCGAGCGCAACGGCCCGCTCCCGGCCTGGGAGAAGACCCGTACGGCCCGCGGCGTCCTCCACCCCGACCACTTCGACGTGCAGCTGACGTGGCCGGAGCGCTGGGCGGCGCTGCGGGAACGTATCGCCACAACAGGGATGCGCAACTCCCTCCTGCTCGCCATCGCGCCCACCGCGACGATCGCGTCCATCGCGGGCGTGTACGAGTGCATCGAGCCGCAGGTGTCGAACCTCTTCAAGCGCGAGACGCTCTCCGGCGAGTTCCTCCAGGTCAACTCCTACCTGGTGGACGAGCTGAAGAGGCTCGGCGTGTGGGACGCGCAGACCCGGGAGGCGCTGCGCGAGTCCAACGGCTCGGTGCAGGGCTTCACTTGGGTGCCGCAGGACGTGCGCGACCTGTACCGCACGGCGTGGGAGATCCCGCAGCGCGGCCTGATCGACATGGCCGCCGCCCGGACCCCGTTCCTGGACCAGGCCCAGTCGCTGAACCTGTTCCTGGAGACGCCGACCATCGGCAAGCTCTCCTCGATGTACGCGTACGCCTGGAAGTCGGGTCTGAAGACGACGTACTACCTGCGCTCGCGCCCGGCGACGCGGATCGCCCGGGCCGCACAAGCCCAGGCGCAGACCCGGACCCCCATCCCCGTACAGGCGACTCCCGACGAAGACGCCGTCGCCTGCTCCCTTGAGAACCCCGAGTCCTGCGAGGCCTGCCAGTAA
- a CDS encoding GNAT family N-acetyltransferase codes for MDILIRRAQPEEYPTVGEITAQAYLGDGLLDFGESDEYLGELRDVAKRAAAADVLVAVAHDRVLGGVTFVPHGGPLADIARQGEAEIRMLAVAPEARGRGAGEALVRACLDRARATEGCVRIVLSTQRTMHAAHRIYERLGFTRTPDRDWNPIPDIDDIMLLTYELTLQHTP; via the coding sequence ATGGACATCCTCATCAGACGGGCACAGCCCGAGGAGTACCCCACCGTCGGCGAGATCACCGCGCAGGCCTACCTAGGCGATGGCCTGCTCGACTTCGGGGAGAGCGACGAGTACCTCGGAGAGCTGCGGGACGTGGCCAAGCGGGCCGCCGCCGCGGACGTACTCGTCGCGGTGGCCCACGACCGCGTACTGGGCGGCGTGACCTTCGTCCCGCACGGCGGCCCCCTGGCCGACATAGCCCGCCAGGGCGAGGCCGAGATCCGCATGCTCGCGGTCGCACCCGAGGCCCGCGGCAGAGGCGCGGGCGAGGCCCTGGTCCGCGCCTGCCTCGACCGCGCACGCGCCACGGAGGGCTGCGTACGCATCGTCCTCTCCACTCAGCGCACGATGCACGCAGCCCACCGCATCTACGAACGCCTCGGCTTCACCCGCACCCCCGACCGCGACTGGAACCCCATCCCGGACATCGACGACATCATGCTGCTCACCTACGAGTTGACGCTCCAGCACACTCCGTAG
- the mctP gene encoding monocarboxylate uptake permease MctP — translation MKDGVNGVALAVFIFFFLAVTVMGFLAARWRRADDEHSLDEWGLGGRSFGTWITWFLLGGDLYTAYTFVAVPAAIYAAGAAGFFAVPYTILVYPLIFTFLPRLWSVSHKHGYVTTSDFVRGRFGSKGLSLAVAVTGILATMPYIALQLVGIQAVLDVMGVGGGENTNWFVKDLPLLIAFGVLAAYTYSSGLRAPALIAFVKDTLIYIVIAVAIIYIPIKLGGFDEIFKAASDKYTAAGAGGIVPAEAGQWTYATLALGSALALFMYPHSITATLSSRSRNVIRRNTTILPLYSLMLGLLALLGFMAIAAGVKVTNGQLAIPQLFETMFPDWFAGVAFAAIGIGALVPAAIMSIAAANLFTRNIYKDFIKPDATPQQETKVSKLVSLLVKVGALVFVLTMDKTVAINFQLLGGIWILQTFPALVGGLFTRWFHRWALLAGWAVGMLYGTLAAYGVASPTQKHFGGSAKEIPGIGEIGYIGLTAFILNVVVTVVLTFALRAFKAPEGIDETSPEDYTADAGDPGVQAELPPATAGATH, via the coding sequence ATGAAGGACGGCGTGAACGGCGTGGCACTCGCCGTCTTCATCTTCTTCTTCCTGGCCGTCACGGTCATGGGCTTCCTGGCCGCGCGCTGGCGCAGGGCCGACGACGAACACAGCCTCGACGAATGGGGCCTGGGCGGACGGTCGTTCGGCACCTGGATCACCTGGTTCCTGCTCGGCGGCGACCTCTACACGGCGTACACCTTCGTCGCCGTACCGGCCGCGATCTACGCGGCGGGCGCGGCCGGCTTCTTCGCGGTGCCGTACACGATCCTGGTGTACCCGCTGATCTTCACCTTCCTCCCCCGCCTCTGGTCTGTCTCGCACAAGCACGGATACGTGACGACGTCGGACTTCGTGCGCGGCCGCTTCGGCTCCAAGGGTCTGTCCCTCGCCGTGGCCGTCACCGGCATCCTGGCCACCATGCCGTACATCGCGCTTCAACTGGTCGGCATCCAGGCCGTCCTGGACGTGATGGGCGTGGGCGGCGGCGAGAACACGAACTGGTTCGTGAAGGACCTCCCGCTCCTCATCGCCTTCGGCGTACTGGCCGCGTACACCTACTCCTCGGGCCTGCGCGCCCCCGCCCTGATCGCGTTCGTGAAGGACACCCTGATCTACATCGTGATCGCGGTGGCCATCATCTACATCCCGATCAAGCTGGGCGGGTTCGACGAGATCTTCAAGGCGGCGAGCGACAAGTACACGGCGGCGGGCGCGGGCGGAATCGTCCCCGCCGAAGCGGGCCAGTGGACGTACGCCACCCTGGCACTCGGCTCGGCACTGGCACTCTTCATGTACCCGCACTCGATCACGGCGACGCTGTCGAGCCGCAGCCGCAACGTCATCCGCCGCAACACCACGATCCTCCCGCTCTACTCCCTGATGCTGGGCCTGCTCGCCCTGCTCGGGTTCATGGCGATCGCGGCCGGAGTGAAGGTCACGAACGGCCAACTCGCCATCCCCCAGCTCTTCGAGACCATGTTCCCGGACTGGTTCGCGGGCGTGGCCTTCGCCGCCATCGGCATCGGAGCGCTTGTCCCCGCCGCCATCATGTCCATCGCGGCCGCGAACCTCTTCACGCGCAACATCTACAAGGACTTCATCAAGCCCGACGCGACCCCCCAGCAGGAGACCAAGGTCTCCAAGCTGGTCTCGCTCCTGGTGAAGGTGGGCGCGCTGGTCTTCGTCCTGACGATGGACAAAACAGTCGCGATCAACTTCCAGCTCCTCGGCGGCATTTGGATCCTGCAGACCTTCCCGGCCCTGGTCGGCGGCCTGTTCACCCGCTGGTTCCACCGCTGGGCGCTCCTCGCGGGCTGGGCCGTCGGCATGCTCTACGGCACGCTCGCGGCGTACGGGGTCGCCTCCCCGACGCAGAAGCACTTCGGCGGCAGCGCGAAGGAGATCCCCGGGATCGGGGAGATCGGCTACATCGGCCTCACGGCGTTCATACTCAACGTCGTCGTGACCGTCGTCCTCACCTTCGCCCTCCGTGCGTTCAAGGCCCCCGAGGGCATCGACGAGACGTCCCCCGAGGACTACACGGCGGACGCGGGCGACCCCGGCGTACAGGCGGAACTGCCCCCGGCCACCGCGGGCGCCACCCACTAG